From Ananas comosus cultivar F153 linkage group 2, ASM154086v1, whole genome shotgun sequence:
ATTAGTAGAGATAAATCTAACTGTGACTCTAACTTCTGaacaattattttgatttaaaccATGGACATACCGGAATGAGCATTAAGACCACATTCTCCTCCATATGCACCACCGCTAGTTCTAAGACGATCCCATAGCCATGTCGTGTCGACATAATTAGAAATGACATAGACACTTCCATGGAACTGATATCCACTCTCATATATATTAGCAGCTTTCACAACATAATTAACCTGTGAAGATGATGAGAAAACAACATTAATTTCATAGATCAAAGATGTAACTTACAGTTGAATTCTGTTTTACAATGTAAAGTGTGAAAGGCACCTGTGTGGGAATGACAATGGCTTCATTTCCAGGAGAAAGTACGGACTCCCAGGAAGTGTTCACAGCAAATGTAGTTGGTAGGGAATCAACAAAGTTGGAAAGATATTTCGTAGCGGCCATTAGATTTTCCTTATCAGATGTCATATTAATTATGCAACCATTCCTTGAGAGAAGGGATTTACGTATTTCCTCGAGGGAAATAGAAATTTTATCCCAATCATCGTCAACTTTCTTCTCGAGATTTTGTAAAAACTCCAAATAGCTGGTTAACATATAACATACACTTCAATATTTGATCGTCTTAGTTAGAGTCAGATTCACTGAAAGTATGACAAACCAGATGTGTTCCTCGCCACAGCACTAAAATGGTTATCAAAAGAAGCAGCTGTTCAGAattatttgcatttaaaagaTCATGATGAATATTTTCATATAATCTATCATCCATAGAGATGTTACTGTTACTACTAACAATTACCACATTGATATTGTAAGTCACTGatgacaaaaataataataataatacaaatatgaaaataccacaaactaatttattaaaacCGTGAGGATTAGAATTGAGGCAACAGAGGAAGATGGACAACCTAATACCACTGATTTGTTCATCAATCCATCCTGCAACATTTAGCTTAGCATTTATTCTTGTAGCTGCAATGCTAGAACCGCTGCCTTTTATTTGTGTCTGCAAAATAGATATCAGTTAGAGCAACGTAACATACAGCATTTTGAGATCATGACATATCAAAAGGAAGTCTAACGAAAAAACCTCCATCTCTGCTCTGCTTTGAGCAACAAACTGTTTAAACCGTTGCTTTTCCTTGAATTCAACTTCTTGAAGAATGCAGTTTatctgaaacaaaaacaaatcacTTATCTATGCAATAAAATATCACTTGTTAAAAAAAGGTGCttttcaaaaaactaatttgatGCTTGCTGTTTTAGCTGTATAGGTGAAGTTCGTGAATTCCTAGCATGTAAGCTAGGAAATATTGAATCACAAAAAGTACGTAGAGAGAATGTAAATCCTGGATTCTAAAGCTGAAAGGGGTAGTATTACCAGGTTGAAGAGGTCCTCCACTCTTTCCGACAAGGCTTTTCCATGAACAATGATATAGGAACATAGATCTGACTTCTTACCAATTTTAGAAGCTACAAAGGGGCAAATATCGATTCCTCCAGTCTTTCTTCCGATGAGATGGTTAAGCTGTACAAAATCCATATCTTTTGTTCCCATCTCCAGCAAACATTGACTGTTAGAAGAGTCATCCATATCAATACAAGTTTTGTGCAACCTCCGATAAGTTTAAATAATCTTGATACTAGAGGAAAATAAATTCTGACCAGAATAGTGGTACCAGTTGAAGAAGTTCTTGCTTCAAGGGACTCATATCAAATACAACCTCCAAGTAGACAATGTTGTTTGTAAAAAGGTTGTGCTTCAAAACTTTTACTCCATTAACATCTTCAATCTAAAGAAATTGAATACAcgccattaattaattatgattttGCTGCTAATAACTTAATATTCATGTGCGCTCATGATACTAAAAAACAGTTAAAAGATAATGAGAACTTCATTAATCATCAGGAACTTGCAGAAAATATGTCATAGGacctaaaatataattaaagaaaGAACATAGTGGCATATATGAAAATTGCTAGAATTTGACGTATAAAAACATGGAAAAGAATACTCATACTGTTGTGGGAATGTGTATAGGTTTCTTTGGAATATCTTCTAATGAAAGTTTGGGGATGCATCGTAAAGCTTCAGGTGAATCTGGGGTTTCTTGTTTTAAACGAAGCTCCTTCGTCGCACGTGCCAGCTCAGCAACTTCCTCCTCTGTCATACTAGCTTTTAGTTTTTTGAGAAGTTCATTTTGATCTGCTTCATCACGAGAAGCTTTATCTGGATCAggctggaaaaaaaaagaaggcccACAAATCATGTTAGatgggaaaaaaaatagataccCAAGATAATAAATGGTACAATAAAGCAATAGGTATGCACCTCCATTTCAACGGTGACACAATGAGAGTTGTTTAAGAAAAATTTTTCTATGAGTGGAGAGAATACAGCTTTTGGTCCTTCTCTGGAAATATAAGACTTTAAATTTAGCAACGGCTCCTCATATAGTAGAGGCTCAAATGGATCCTTACCGTATATCCATTTGTTCTGCAACATATGGAACATCTATTAGAAAAGACTTTAAACATGAAACTTAAAGctaaaaattttcttctttcttttcaaaaaatcaGAGCAAAATAAACCACGTACAATGGAGCGAAGCATCAAAGATAAGCCTCGAGGAAATGAACCACTGTTATTCTCTCTAAGGGAGAACTCAATCGTGTTCATGGAAGCCTCCACAGCATCAAGCTTGAAACCTTCCTCTGCTAGACTCTTAAAAGTCTTCACAATTAATTCTTCAACTTTACGAACATCGTCTTTGGAGAGACCTTTCATTCCAACGGCAAATATGTGTTGAGGATACTCGTCTTCAATTCCATTACCAATAATATCATCTCCTAATCCACTTTCCAATAAGATCTTTCTCAGCGAAGAAGCTGGTGTCCCAAGCAAAAGATGATCCAAAACATAAAGTTTAAGCTCAGTTTCTACATCTAACATCTCTTCAGATAAAAGCCATGATAGATATATCATGTATTTCTTTGCAAAATCGCCATGTCCGCCAACAGAATATTTCTCAGTAATTCTCTTCGGTGTTTTGAACACCTTTTGATACTGAACCTTCGATGTTTCAGTAGAATCCAATTCGAATTGATCAAGGTATGCTGAactcagaaagaaaagaagattggGAAAGAATTGTTTAATCAGAAAACTGACATTTAGCTAGAATTAGTTTGCTAAAATTTAGTAAGGTATCATCCAGGCTAAACTCAAACTCCTTTCTTGATCCTAAATTCGATTATCACTTGATCCGAAATGTTAATGTAACAAGAacatcatgcattcattttataAATGAGGTATTATGATAAAGAAACCAATCACAAGTAGCCTAACTGGGAAAATACGCTACTTTAAAAGTGTGTGAAACATCACATATacgtgaaaatatattaaaagatgTCATATAGTCAATCACCTAAAGAGAAGTAATTTCTTACCGGCTAAGATACGTAGTCGTTCATTGGGATCATCATCTCCATAAAACCATATCTTAGCATTGCTAGGTTTGTAGTATTTATTATGGTATTCCTAGAACAAATGAAAAGCATCTTTTGAGCATCCTCATACTGAAAAGATTTTAAAGTAACGAAATTAACAATATTAATCAACTTATCCACCAGTAACAACCAAACTAGGATGTATGCATCATATCAAGGCAAAACAATGGGGAGGATACAAGAAATTGAAGCGGGAACTGGGTTGGTTTTGTTAACAGTTTCTATGAAATTTAGAGAATGGGGCCGGCAGAATTAGTTATTCTAACAATACAGAATTGTAGTGGTctcaataaaagaaagaaaagagatgtaaaTTTTgctacaatgcacttttgttCTCCATTGATTGGCTTTGAATGAACACCTTAAATTCGCATCTTCATTAGTGCAACAGTTCTTAGGCCCATGAGTTTGAACTAAGAAGCTTTCCTTCCTCTTTCAGTTCATCGTAACAGAGACAAGTTTAATGGCATATTCATGGAACAAAATCATCAGAATATAGTGTTTTGCCCtattcttttttctcaaaaagaagAATCATTGGGATATTGTAGGCAAAATATAAGTTCATATATAATAACCTTGACGCATGTATGTATTTGTATTTACACTTAAATTTACATTGGCGTACATGAAAATTGTTATCTTGCCGTTTCGAAATGCAATAAtccacatttatttttttgtccgTATTTATATTAACATCTATGCATACTTTTTTTTGACTCGGTACGAAATTTGTAAGAATTAGTACTGTTAAATAAGAAGTTACTATTTTAGGATGTCATGCAAAATCATGGAGTTGAAAATGCATAATGGACCTTGAATTGCTCAAATGTAAGTTGTGGAATGACTTTTGGATCACCACCACTGTCAAGACTATAAATAGTGTCAGGAAAGAGAGCCTGCAAAGGATCAATAATATCAGATATCACGATCTTTCTTCTGCTTGAAATTACACTTCTGGCACAAGCGGCCAACTTTTACTGAAAAAAAGAACGCACAGTGATTTGATGGCAGCAAAATGTGAAATAAATATGTGTGCGAGTGAATTAACTGCATAACTGTTGATGATTAAGTTCAAAATATGATACAAATTTCATGGCAATAGTATAAACGTACTCTATATTGCCATTACAATAGGTTCAATGATTTTTAACAAAAGTTGATTGCAAACTCAAGCAGATAATAATCCAAGGGAAATCAACTTGCCTTCCGAGCAACATATTGGACAAGCAAGTCAGGTTGAGAGTAGTTTCCTTTCATTTCACTGTAGACAACACCTGATATTGTGTTTAGTGAgtaaatgaaatgaaatgaatAAGGCATCCAAAATAACAAAACTTTTGAGGTTATTCTTGTCGAGAACTTATAAGATATAACCTTTTATGGATATATCTTCGGCAGGATCATTAAGCTCATAATGCCAACCCTCCTGTTGAAAAATCTGGATGTCCTCAACACA
This genomic window contains:
- the LOC109706521 gene encoding presequence protease 2, chloroplastic/mitochondrial-like isoform X2, yielding MPSRRGKVNDAYDVAEELGFEKLSEKAIKEYYSHAVLYRHKKTGAEIMSLSNSDENKAFGIVFSTPPRDSSGEPHIFEHSVLCGSRKYPVKEPFVELLKGSFYTYLNAFTCPDRTCYPVASTNVKDFYNLVDVYLDAVFFPKCVEDIQIFQQEGWHYELNDPAEDISIKGVVYSEMKGNYSQPDLLVQYVARKALFPDTIYSLDSGGDPKVIPQLTFEQFKEYHNKYYKPSNAKIWFYGDDDPNERLRILAAYLDQFELDSTETSKVQYQKVFKTPKRITEKYSVGGHGDFAKKYMIYLSWLLSEEMLDVETELKLYVLDHLLLGTPASSLRKILLESGLGDDIIGNGIEDEYPQHIFAVGMKGLSKDDVRKVEELIVKTFKSLAEEGFKLDAVEASMNTIEFSLRENNSGSFPRGLSLMLRSINKWIYGKDPFEPLLYEEPLLNLKSYISREGPKAVFSPLIEKFFLNNSHCVTVEMEPDPDKASRDEADQNELLKKLKASMTEEEVAELARATKELRLKQETPDSPEALRCIPKLSLEDIPKKPIHIPTTIEDVNGVKVLKHNLFTNNIVYLEVVFDMSPLKQELLQLVPLFCQCLLEMGTKDMDFVQLNHLIGRKTGGIDICPFVASKIGKKSDLCSYIIVHGKALSERVEDLFNLINCILQEVEFKEKQRFKQFVAQSRAEMETQIKGSGSSIAATRINAKLNVAGWIDEQISGISYLEFLQNLEKKVDDDWDKISISLEEIRKSLLSRNGCIINMTSDKENLMAATKYLSNFVDSLPTTFAVNTSWESVLSPGNEAIVIPTQVNYVVKAANIYESGYQFHGSVYVISNYVDTTWLWDRLRTSGGAYGGECGLNAHSGVFSYSSYRDPNLLKTLDVYDGTANFLRELELDDDSLTKAIIGAIRDLEGYQLPDAKGYSSLLWYLTGVTEEYREKRHEEVLSTIVKDFKEFADAIEAVKDKWVVVAVASPSDVALANEQRPGFFDVKKIREVS
- the LOC109706521 gene encoding presequence protease 2, chloroplastic/mitochondrial-like isoform X1, with amino-acid sequence METPLGSEKAKGLAVDFRKVNDAYDVAEELGFEKLSEKAIKEYYSHAVLYRHKKTGAEIMSLSNSDENKAFGIVFSTPPRDSSGEPHIFEHSVLCGSRKYPVKEPFVELLKGSFYTYLNAFTCPDRTCYPVASTNVKDFYNLVDVYLDAVFFPKCVEDIQIFQQEGWHYELNDPAEDISIKGVVYSEMKGNYSQPDLLVQYVARKALFPDTIYSLDSGGDPKVIPQLTFEQFKEYHNKYYKPSNAKIWFYGDDDPNERLRILAAYLDQFELDSTETSKVQYQKVFKTPKRITEKYSVGGHGDFAKKYMIYLSWLLSEEMLDVETELKLYVLDHLLLGTPASSLRKILLESGLGDDIIGNGIEDEYPQHIFAVGMKGLSKDDVRKVEELIVKTFKSLAEEGFKLDAVEASMNTIEFSLRENNSGSFPRGLSLMLRSINKWIYGKDPFEPLLYEEPLLNLKSYISREGPKAVFSPLIEKFFLNNSHCVTVEMEPDPDKASRDEADQNELLKKLKASMTEEEVAELARATKELRLKQETPDSPEALRCIPKLSLEDIPKKPIHIPTTIEDVNGVKVLKHNLFTNNIVYLEVVFDMSPLKQELLQLVPLFCQCLLEMGTKDMDFVQLNHLIGRKTGGIDICPFVASKIGKKSDLCSYIIVHGKALSERVEDLFNLINCILQEVEFKEKQRFKQFVAQSRAEMETQIKGSGSSIAATRINAKLNVAGWIDEQISGISYLEFLQNLEKKVDDDWDKISISLEEIRKSLLSRNGCIINMTSDKENLMAATKYLSNFVDSLPTTFAVNTSWESVLSPGNEAIVIPTQVNYVVKAANIYESGYQFHGSVYVISNYVDTTWLWDRLRTSGGAYGGECGLNAHSGVFSYSSYRDPNLLKTLDVYDGTANFLRELELDDDSLTKAIIGAIRDLEGYQLPDAKGYSSLLWYLTGVTEEYREKRHEEVLSTIVKDFKEFADAIEAVKDKWVVVAVASPSDVALANEQRPGFFDVKKIREVS
- the LOC109706521 gene encoding presequence protease 1, chloroplastic/mitochondrial-like isoform X3 gives rise to the protein METPLGSEKAKGLAVDFRKVNDAYDVAEELGFEKLSEKAIKEYYSHAVLYRHKKTGAEIMSLSNSDENKAFGIVFSTPPRDSSGEPHIFEHSVLCGSRKYPVKEPFVELLKGSFYTYLNAFTCPDRTCYPVASTNVKDFYNLVDVYLDAVFFPKCVEDIQIFQQEGWHYELNDPAEDISIKGVVYSEMKGNYSQPDLLVQYVARKALFPDTIYSLDSGGDPKVIPQLTFEQFKEYHNKYYKPSNAKIWFYGDDDPNERLRILAASSLRKILLESGLGDDIIGNGIEDEYPQHIFAVGMKGLSKDDVRKVEELIVKTFKSLAEEGFKLDAVEASMNTIEFSLRENNSGSFPRGLSLMLRSINKWIYGKDPFEPLLYEEPLLNLKSYISREGPKAVFSPLIEKFFLNNSHCVTVEMEPDPDKASRDEADQNELLKKLKASMTEEEVAELARATKELRLKQETPDSPEALRCIPKLSLEDIPKKPIHIPTTIEDVNGVKVLKHNLFTNNIVYLEVVFDMSPLKQELLQLVPLFCQCLLEMGTKDMDFVQLNHLIGRKTGGIDICPFVASKIGKKSDLCSYIIVHGKALSERVEDLFNLINCILQEVEFKEKQRFKQFVAQSRAEMETQIKGSGSSIAATRINAKLNVAGWIDEQISGISYLEFLQNLEKKVDDDWDKISISLEEIRKSLLSRNGCIINMTSDKENLMAATKYLSNFVDSLPTTFAVNTSWESVLSPGNEAIVIPTQVNYVVKAANIYESGYQFHGSVYVISNYVDTTWLWDRLRTSGGAYGGECGLNAHSGVFSYSSYRDPNLLKTLDVYDGTANFLRELELDDDSLTKAIIGAIRDLEGYQLPDAKGYSSLLWYLTGVTEEYREKRHEEVLSTIVKDFKEFADAIEAVKDKWVVVAVASPSDVALANEQRPGFFDVKKIREVS